The following are encoded together in the Planococcus antarcticus DSM 14505 genome:
- a CDS encoding ParA family protein, whose translation MGRTIAIANQKGGVGKTTSSVNLSACLAYLGKKVLLIDIDPQGNATSGVGVNKGDVDQCIYEVLIDDVDVKSTIMETKVENLHVVPATISLAGAEIELVSTISREARLKNALEEVKDMYDYIIIDCPPSLGLLTLNSLTASDAIIIPVQCEYYALEGLSQLLSTIRLVQKHLNHDLMIDGVLLTMLDARTNLGIQVIEEVKKYFQDKVYKTIIPRNVRLSEAPSHGEPIIIYDPKSRGAEVYLELAKEVIHNG comes from the coding sequence GTGGGTAGAACTATTGCGATCGCCAATCAAAAAGGCGGCGTAGGAAAAACAACGTCTTCAGTGAACTTAAGTGCCTGCCTTGCTTATTTAGGCAAAAAAGTGTTGTTAATAGATATTGATCCTCAAGGAAATGCCACTAGTGGAGTGGGAGTAAACAAAGGGGATGTCGATCAATGCATCTACGAAGTGTTGATAGATGACGTAGATGTTAAGAGTACGATCATGGAAACGAAAGTAGAGAATCTGCATGTGGTCCCTGCTACGATTTCTCTTGCTGGAGCTGAGATTGAACTGGTTTCGACCATTTCACGAGAAGCTCGATTAAAAAATGCACTGGAAGAAGTCAAAGATATGTACGACTACATAATCATTGATTGTCCGCCATCTTTAGGTTTATTGACATTGAATTCACTAACGGCTTCTGATGCGATTATTATTCCTGTGCAATGCGAATACTATGCATTAGAAGGACTAAGCCAATTATTAAGTACGATCCGCTTAGTACAAAAGCATCTAAATCATGATTTAATGATTGATGGTGTCTTATTGACGATGCTGGATGCCCGGACGAATTTAGGAATACAAGTAATTGAAGAAGTAAAAAAATATTTTCAGGACAAAGTTTATAAAACGATCATTCCAAGAAATGTTAGGTTGAGCGAAGCACCGAGCCACGGAGAGCCAATTATTATCTATGATCCAAAATCCAGAGGCGCAGAAGTGTATTTAGAATTGGCGAAGGAAGTGATTCATAATGGCTAA